The proteins below are encoded in one region of Bifidobacterium dentium JCM 1195 = DSM 20436:
- the rpmB gene encoding 50S ribosomal protein L28, with protein MAARCAVCGKGPQTGYTVSHSHIRNKRTFRPNLQPVRTTIDGENVRVRVCVKCLKAGKVQRAEA; from the coding sequence ATGGCAGCTCGTTGCGCAGTGTGCGGCAAGGGACCGCAGACCGGTTACACCGTTTCGCACTCACATATTCGCAATAAGCGCACCTTCCGCCCGAACCTGCAGCCGGTTCGCACCACCATCGACGGCGAGAACGTTCGCGTTCGCGTTTGCGTCAAGTGCTTGAAGGCTGGCAAGGTTCAGCGTGCTGAAGCGTGA
- a CDS encoding aspartate ammonia-lyase, which yields MALTLHTPQRPIAPTRKAHQTRIEHDCIGSAEIPAEAYWGIHTLRAIDNFPVSGITVSDHPELIRAYAQVKQACARANGELSNINAYQAALIDRACEDVASGELNDQFPVDVLQGGAGTSTNMNVNEVIANRALELGHHARGEYDIIHPNDTVNKSQSTNDTYPAACRLALIGASGMLVDRTSQLVDAFHTLSERTMPIVKIGRTQLQDAVPMTFGQEFGGFASQLDADARLLSSQQTPLAVVNLGGTAIGTGICADARFRERAIRHLAELTDLPIRAADDSVGATSDVGDFVTLSGAIKRTALHLGKIANDLRLLASGPRAGFEEIHLPARQAGSSIMPGKVNPVIPECVNQCVFMIMGMDATISCAAEAGQLQLNAFEPVMLHALLTGMHTLANAMDTLREHCVSGITVNEQAGMDEVMRSSSLATALIGYIGYERAMTIAQEALVRNTTVREIAQKEKVLSPELLDSILDPHNLTHMHCMPTGAMHGCLKK from the coding sequence ATGGCACTGACACTGCATACCCCGCAGCGGCCCATCGCGCCGACCCGCAAGGCGCATCAGACCCGAATCGAACACGATTGCATCGGATCGGCCGAAATACCCGCCGAAGCCTACTGGGGCATTCACACGCTACGCGCCATCGATAATTTCCCCGTCTCCGGCATCACCGTCAGCGATCATCCGGAACTCATCCGCGCCTATGCGCAGGTCAAGCAAGCCTGTGCCCGCGCCAACGGCGAACTCAGCAATATCAACGCATATCAGGCGGCACTCATCGACAGAGCCTGCGAAGACGTGGCCTCCGGCGAGCTTAACGACCAATTCCCCGTCGACGTGCTGCAAGGCGGTGCCGGCACCTCCACCAACATGAACGTGAACGAGGTAATCGCCAATCGTGCGTTGGAACTCGGCCACCACGCACGCGGCGAGTATGACATCATCCATCCCAACGACACCGTCAACAAGTCGCAATCCACCAACGACACCTATCCGGCGGCATGCCGACTCGCCCTGATCGGCGCTTCCGGCATGCTGGTCGACCGCACCAGCCAGCTCGTCGACGCCTTCCATACATTGTCGGAGCGCACCATGCCGATCGTCAAAATCGGCCGCACGCAACTGCAGGACGCCGTTCCAATGACCTTCGGCCAGGAGTTCGGCGGCTTCGCCTCGCAACTCGACGCCGACGCACGACTGCTGTCATCGCAACAAACGCCGCTTGCCGTAGTCAATCTTGGCGGCACCGCAATCGGCACCGGCATCTGCGCCGACGCACGTTTCCGCGAGCGTGCGATCCGGCATCTTGCGGAGCTGACCGATCTGCCGATCCGCGCGGCCGACGATTCGGTGGGAGCCACCAGCGACGTCGGCGATTTCGTCACCTTGTCCGGCGCCATCAAACGTACCGCCCTGCATTTGGGTAAGATCGCCAACGATCTGCGGCTACTGGCAAGCGGACCACGCGCAGGGTTTGAGGAGATTCATCTGCCGGCCCGTCAGGCAGGCTCGTCAATCATGCCGGGCAAGGTCAATCCGGTCATTCCGGAATGCGTGAACCAGTGCGTGTTCATGATCATGGGCATGGACGCCACCATATCCTGTGCCGCCGAAGCCGGGCAATTGCAGCTCAACGCATTCGAACCGGTAATGCTGCATGCGCTGCTGACCGGCATGCACACGCTCGCCAACGCCATGGACACGCTCCGCGAGCACTGCGTGAGCGGCATCACGGTGAACGAGCAAGCCGGCATGGATGAGGTCATGCGTTCCTCGTCACTGGCCACTGCGCTCATCGGCTATATCGGCTACGAACGGGCCATGACCATCGCGCAGGAGGCGCTCGTCAGGAACACCACCGTGCGTGAGATCGCGCAGAAGGAGAAGGTGTTGAGCCCCGAATTGCTCGATTCCATCCTCGATCCGCATAATCTGACCCACATGCATTGCATGCCGACCGGCGCCATGCATGGTTGCCTCAAGAAGTAG
- a CDS encoding endonuclease/exonuclease/phosphatase family protein: MIIALWIVLLVCIVWIALGEMPAGWDGHLPLPYLIALIPFMWIPTLTISIAGFALHEIALGCTALAVCLASLLRKEQYWINNLQTHNTAQMIADRLAEKRETSRENNTEETETGAEDARHGQFRVMTLNCRFGRANAAAIVEAVKRYDIAVLALQELTENLIAELDAAGLADLLPYRQLGEVKESDNGGFNGVWIRVEPSDASPVTVVIPAADVPGLCFPIDSMRSITFASAHPKSPMRGCRDWSAGIIGLGAFATTQNQGDITVVMGDLNSGTDHPSFRKLMRLGFKDAALVEAKGRRATFPSWLPWPRIILDHVLFTSGLDASDVRSFTVEGSDHLALAATLTLK, translated from the coding sequence ATGATTATCGCGCTTTGGATTGTGTTGCTGGTCTGCATCGTGTGGATTGCGCTCGGTGAAATGCCTGCCGGATGGGACGGCCATCTACCGTTGCCGTATCTGATTGCGCTGATTCCGTTCATGTGGATTCCGACGCTGACCATTTCGATTGCTGGGTTCGCGCTGCATGAAATCGCTCTCGGCTGCACTGCGCTGGCCGTCTGCCTTGCATCACTATTGCGTAAGGAACAGTATTGGATCAACAATCTGCAGACGCACAACACTGCGCAGATGATTGCCGACAGGCTTGCGGAAAAGCGTGAAACATCGCGTGAAAACAATACTGAGGAGACCGAGACTGGAGCGGAGGACGCCCGGCATGGTCAGTTCCGCGTGATGACGCTGAACTGCCGATTCGGCCGTGCAAATGCTGCCGCGATTGTGGAAGCCGTCAAACGATATGACATCGCCGTACTTGCGTTGCAGGAACTTACGGAGAACCTGATCGCCGAGCTGGATGCGGCGGGCCTTGCCGATCTGTTGCCTTATCGTCAGCTGGGCGAGGTGAAGGAATCGGATAATGGCGGGTTCAACGGCGTCTGGATTCGTGTGGAACCAAGTGATGCTTCACCGGTCACGGTGGTGATTCCGGCCGCCGATGTGCCGGGACTATGCTTTCCGATTGATTCGATGCGGAGCATCACCTTTGCGTCGGCGCATCCGAAATCGCCGATGCGCGGCTGCCGCGACTGGTCTGCTGGCATTATCGGATTGGGCGCCTTCGCTACTACGCAGAATCAAGGTGATATCACCGTGGTGATGGGCGATCTGAACTCCGGTACCGATCATCCGAGTTTCAGAAAGCTAATGCGGCTGGGATTCAAGGATGCCGCGTTGGTCGAGGCGAAAGGTCGCCGTGCTACGTTCCCCTCATGGCTGCCGTGGCCGCGCATCATTCTTGACCATGTATTGTTCACGTCGGGGCTGGATGCCTCCGACGTGCGGTCCTTCACCGTCGAAGGTAGCGATCATCTGGCGCTGGCCGCCACCCTGACTCTCAAATAA
- the ffh gene encoding signal recognition particle protein: MAAFSSLTDRLSNAFKHLKSKGKLSEADIDGTIREIRRALLDADVALDVVRSFTGRIRERALGTEVSQALNPAQQVVKIVNEELTDVLGAGVDRPLNFAKNPPTIIMLAGLQGAGKTTLAGKLGYWLKDSGHTPLLVAADLQRPNAVTQLQVVGERAGVPVYAPEKGVQSAGGEAVASPGLTTGDPVKVARDSVAFARQKLYDTVIIDTAGRLGVDEELMRQARDIRDAVQPNEILFVIDAMIGQDAVQTAKAFDEGVDFTGVVLSKLDGDARGGAALSVASVTGKPILFASTGEGLKDFEVFHPDRMASRILDMGDILTLIEQAQKQFDEEEARKAAVKISDGSFGLDDFLDQLQQVRKLGPMKNLLGMIPGMAAHRKELEQFDEKEIDRTEAIIRSMTPAERRDPSIIDGSRRARIAYGSGVTVSQVNALLQRFEQASKMMRRMSNKAGAGMPGFGGPSMGGGKGKSKKGKKKGSKSGNPMKREAEEKALRDKLAGKNSGGKSSGSAFAKKPQNPALPAGLQDVMGDSGTELPPNFGGGLSGLLH, translated from the coding sequence ATGGCAGCATTTAGTTCTTTGACAGACAGGCTCTCGAATGCCTTCAAGCATCTGAAGAGCAAAGGCAAGCTTTCCGAGGCCGATATCGACGGTACGATCCGTGAGATTCGCCGCGCGCTGCTCGACGCCGATGTGGCGCTCGACGTGGTGCGTTCCTTTACCGGCCGTATCCGCGAGCGTGCGCTCGGCACTGAGGTTTCGCAGGCGCTGAATCCGGCGCAGCAGGTCGTGAAGATCGTCAACGAAGAGCTCACTGACGTGCTCGGCGCCGGCGTGGATCGTCCGCTGAACTTCGCAAAGAATCCGCCGACGATCATCATGCTCGCAGGCCTTCAGGGCGCCGGTAAGACGACGCTCGCCGGCAAGCTGGGCTATTGGCTGAAGGATTCCGGCCATACCCCGCTGCTTGTCGCGGCCGATTTGCAACGTCCGAACGCGGTGACGCAGTTGCAGGTGGTCGGCGAGCGCGCCGGCGTACCGGTGTATGCGCCGGAAAAGGGCGTGCAGTCCGCCGGCGGTGAGGCCGTTGCCTCTCCGGGCCTGACCACCGGAGACCCGGTGAAGGTGGCCCGCGATTCCGTGGCGTTCGCCAGGCAGAAGCTGTATGACACGGTCATCATCGATACCGCAGGCCGTCTCGGTGTTGATGAGGAACTGATGAGGCAGGCCCGCGATATCCGCGATGCCGTGCAACCGAATGAGATCCTGTTCGTCATCGACGCGATGATCGGTCAGGATGCCGTGCAGACGGCGAAGGCGTTCGACGAAGGCGTGGACTTCACCGGCGTGGTGCTTTCCAAGCTTGATGGCGATGCTCGTGGCGGTGCCGCGCTTTCCGTCGCATCCGTTACCGGCAAGCCGATCCTGTTCGCTTCGACGGGCGAAGGATTGAAGGATTTCGAAGTCTTCCACCCGGATCGCATGGCTTCCCGCATCCTCGACATGGGCGATATCCTCACCCTGATCGAGCAGGCGCAGAAGCAGTTCGATGAGGAGGAGGCCCGTAAGGCCGCCGTGAAGATTTCCGACGGCTCCTTCGGTCTTGACGATTTCCTCGACCAGCTGCAGCAGGTGCGCAAGCTCGGCCCGATGAAGAATCTGCTCGGCATGATTCCTGGCATGGCCGCGCACCGTAAGGAACTTGAACAGTTCGATGAGAAGGAGATCGACCGTACCGAAGCCATCATCCGTTCGATGACTCCGGCGGAGCGACGCGATCCTTCGATTATCGACGGTTCCCGTCGCGCCCGTATCGCCTACGGTTCCGGCGTGACCGTCTCGCAGGTCAATGCGCTGTTGCAACGTTTCGAGCAGGCCTCGAAGATGATGCGCCGCATGAGCAACAAAGCCGGTGCCGGCATGCCCGGTTTCGGCGGCCCGTCCATGGGTGGCGGCAAGGGCAAGAGCAAGAAGGGCAAGAAGAAGGGTTCCAAGTCCGGCAATCCGATGAAGCGCGAGGCTGAGGAGAAAGCATTGCGGGACAAGCTCGCCGGCAAGAACTCCGGCGGCAAGTCGAGTGGCTCCGCTTTCGCCAAGAAACCGCAGAATCCGGCGCTTCCGGCTGGTTTGCAAGATGTGATGGGCGATTCGGGCACGGAGTTGCCGCCGAACTTCGGCGGCGGTCTGTCCGGTCTGCTGCACTGA
- a CDS encoding ATP-dependent DNA helicase RecG, which produces MNATLETPITSIETNRRRVGALKSLGVVSIGDALTYYPFRVTEPVPLRALREAKIGEKMAFAAHVREVRVFPMARRGFRLIATVDDARFAQSRRVAGSLASLVFFSYRKSYVDWVQRRLHDGALLVIAGEPSVYNDRLQFTHPDMLTVNPTDMQSDRHHDMQSPAESGEWNDGPGDGPACDPLQSNLPQSNLTFDAETVQEALTRVCRPRPVYHANSRISSEHIHESILKYMDALRGDEYLAAQRVATVESGRAGEFDRPNIDRAAQTEALAAAVPDIVPEHLRAAEGLMHRAEAFMAIHDPTNTKDCDAALHTLRYEEALICQTALVKSRDASRKAAASACSETALLDDFIASLPFDLTAGQRQVIADISADMACDYPMQRLLQGEVGSGKTVVAVAAMMQAVGSGLQAVLVAPTQVLAEQHYESISKMVQRMGGAVRTAEYGESHEQSTHNQGVDGGAQVGGRSAGGELAGTGPTGGGLAAGESGIGNLPGGDIPVLLLTGGMKLSARRRVLAVAASGTPCIVVATHAAFSKTFQAPNLALAVIDEQHRFGVEQRESLNAKADKAPHLLVMTATPIPRTAAMTWFGDLDISWLTELPGGRKPIRTFVVPEADAHTMASMFALIRSRLDAGERAYVVCPRIDADSTEVDTSPDEDPGRSFDELYELGEDDEQRAQRPPLHSVAEIKERLAGLPQFAGIRFATLTGRDDDETKMRVMADFAAGTTPILVATTVIEVGVDVAQASCMVIFDADRYGLSQLHQLRGRVGRGGTNSWAFLISRAEAGSDAAQRLEVIRGSLDGAEIAQADLEFRGAGDVLGDAQSGGRSSLKLLRVVKDVKIIEHARTAAEELVAADPDLLGEVQLAGAVLDFTRGNETFLTSN; this is translated from the coding sequence ATGAACGCCACACTGGAAACCCCGATTACCTCGATCGAAACGAATCGCCGCCGCGTCGGCGCGTTGAAGTCATTGGGCGTGGTGTCAATCGGTGATGCGCTGACCTACTATCCGTTCCGTGTGACCGAACCGGTGCCGTTGCGAGCCCTGCGCGAAGCGAAAATCGGGGAGAAGATGGCATTCGCGGCGCATGTGCGGGAAGTACGCGTGTTCCCGATGGCCCGCCGGGGATTCCGCCTGATCGCCACCGTGGACGATGCACGATTCGCGCAATCCCGCCGCGTCGCCGGATCGCTTGCCTCATTGGTGTTCTTCTCGTATCGCAAATCATATGTCGACTGGGTGCAACGCAGGTTGCATGACGGTGCACTGCTGGTAATCGCGGGGGAGCCGAGCGTCTACAACGATCGTCTGCAGTTCACCCATCCCGACATGCTCACCGTCAATCCGACGGATATGCAATCAGATAGGCACCATGATATGCAATCGCCGGCGGAATCCGGGGAATGGAACGATGGGCCCGGCGACGGGCCCGCGTGCGATCCGCTGCAATCCAATCTCCCGCAATCCAATCTCACATTCGACGCGGAAACGGTACAGGAAGCATTGACCCGCGTCTGCCGGCCGAGACCGGTATACCATGCGAATTCGCGCATCTCCAGCGAGCACATCCACGAGTCGATCCTGAAATACATGGATGCGCTGCGCGGTGACGAATACCTGGCCGCGCAACGGGTTGCAACTGTAGAATCCGGACGAGCCGGGGAATTCGACCGGCCGAACATCGACCGCGCCGCGCAGACCGAGGCGCTCGCTGCAGCCGTTCCCGACATCGTTCCGGAACATCTGCGCGCCGCCGAAGGCCTGATGCATCGTGCGGAAGCGTTCATGGCGATTCATGATCCGACGAATACCAAGGATTGTGATGCCGCATTGCATACGTTGCGCTACGAGGAGGCGCTGATTTGCCAGACCGCGCTCGTCAAGTCGCGCGACGCCTCGCGCAAGGCGGCCGCTTCGGCCTGCTCCGAAACCGCATTGCTGGATGATTTCATCGCATCCCTGCCGTTCGACCTGACCGCCGGGCAGCGACAGGTCATCGCCGACATCTCCGCCGACATGGCGTGCGATTATCCGATGCAACGACTGCTCCAAGGCGAAGTGGGCTCCGGCAAGACGGTGGTCGCCGTCGCCGCGATGATGCAGGCCGTCGGATCGGGACTGCAGGCGGTGCTCGTCGCGCCGACGCAGGTGCTGGCCGAACAACATTACGAGAGCATCTCCAAGATGGTTCAGCGTATGGGAGGCGCCGTACGCACTGCGGAATATGGGGAATCCCACGAACAATCTACTCACAATCAGGGTGTGGATGGCGGTGCACAAGTCGGCGGAAGGTCGGCTGGTGGGGAACTGGCTGGTACGGGGCCGACAGGTGGCGGACTGGCTGCCGGGGAATCGGGCATCGGGAATCTGCCGGGCGGGGACATTCCGGTGCTGCTGCTCACCGGTGGCATGAAACTGTCGGCGCGTCGGCGCGTGCTCGCCGTGGCGGCAAGTGGCACGCCGTGCATCGTCGTAGCCACGCACGCCGCATTCTCCAAGACCTTCCAAGCGCCGAACCTTGCACTGGCAGTGATTGACGAACAGCACCGTTTCGGCGTAGAACAGCGCGAATCGCTGAATGCCAAGGCCGACAAGGCACCGCACCTGCTGGTCATGACGGCCACGCCGATTCCCCGCACCGCCGCCATGACCTGGTTCGGTGACCTTGACATCTCGTGGCTCACCGAACTGCCGGGCGGACGCAAACCGATTCGCACCTTCGTGGTGCCCGAAGCGGATGCGCATACCATGGCCAGCATGTTTGCGTTGATTCGAAGCCGCCTCGACGCAGGGGAGCGCGCCTATGTGGTATGCCCGCGCATCGATGCCGATTCCACCGAAGTCGACACCTCACCTGATGAGGATCCGGGGCGCTCGTTCGATGAACTGTATGAGCTGGGCGAGGACGACGAACAGCGTGCACAGCGTCCGCCATTGCATTCCGTGGCCGAGATCAAGGAACGTCTGGCGGGATTGCCGCAGTTCGCCGGCATTCGCTTTGCCACATTGACCGGCAGGGATGATGATGAGACCAAAATGCGGGTCATGGCCGATTTCGCGGCCGGTACCACGCCGATTCTGGTGGCGACCACTGTGATCGAGGTCGGCGTGGATGTGGCGCAGGCCAGTTGCATGGTGATCTTTGATGCGGACCGATACGGATTGTCCCAGTTGCATCAGCTGCGCGGGCGCGTCGGGCGAGGTGGCACCAATTCGTGGGCGTTCCTGATCTCACGTGCCGAGGCTGGCAGTGACGCTGCGCAACGTCTCGAAGTGATTCGCGGATCGCTTGACGGCGCGGAAATCGCCCAGGCTGACTTGGAATTCCGCGGGGCCGGCGATGTGCTGGGCGATGCCCAATCGGGCGGACGGTCGAGTCTGAAGCTGTTGCGCGTGGTCAAGGATGTGAAAATCATCGAACACGCCCGTACCGCCGCAGAAGAGTTGGTGGCCGCCGACCCCGACCTGCTTGGAGAGGTACAGCTCGCCGGTGCCGTGCTCGACTTCACCCGTGGCAACGAAACCTTCCTTACCAGCAATTAG
- the trmD gene encoding tRNA (guanosine(37)-N1)-methyltransferase TrmD: MKIDIVSVFPEYFEVLNLSLLGKAQAKGLVTVQAHNLRDWTHDVHHSVDDTPVGGGAGMVMKPEVWSECLDDLLGLAPATIAADAVDCAAEHACGTCDGEASISTDDTTAEVPDGTAADSPRPVLIFPNPSAPLFTQQDATELSHADHLLFGCGRYEGYDARIPQYYRAQGVDVREYSIGDYVLNGGEVAVSVMLEAITRLMPGFMGNPASIVEESYTGGNALLEHRQYTKPAEWRGLKVPDVLLSGDHGKVDRFRRDEALSKTDELRPDLIEALDCTQLDKADRKTLMSLGWEVSGPHPRKRESLNLPTLTHPSPSVD; this comes from the coding sequence ATGAAGATCGATATCGTGTCCGTGTTCCCGGAGTATTTCGAAGTGCTGAACCTCAGTCTTCTCGGCAAGGCGCAGGCGAAGGGCCTGGTCACCGTTCAGGCGCACAATCTGCGCGATTGGACGCACGACGTGCATCATTCCGTGGATGACACCCCGGTCGGCGGCGGCGCCGGCATGGTCATGAAACCGGAGGTGTGGAGCGAGTGCCTTGATGATTTGCTGGGACTCGCACCGGCCACGATTGCCGCGGATGCCGTCGATTGCGCTGCCGAACATGCTTGCGGCACTTGCGACGGTGAGGCATCGATTTCCACGGATGATACGACTGCCGAAGTTCCGGATGGTACCGCCGCTGATTCGCCTCGCCCGGTGCTGATCTTTCCGAATCCGTCCGCTCCCCTGTTCACGCAGCAGGATGCGACCGAGCTGAGCCACGCCGATCATCTGCTGTTCGGTTGCGGTCGTTACGAAGGCTATGATGCTCGCATTCCGCAGTATTACCGTGCGCAAGGCGTTGACGTACGCGAATATTCAATCGGCGATTATGTGCTGAATGGCGGTGAGGTGGCGGTTTCCGTCATGTTGGAAGCCATTACGCGCCTGATGCCGGGGTTCATGGGTAATCCGGCATCGATCGTAGAGGAATCCTACACCGGTGGCAATGCGTTGTTGGAGCACCGCCAGTACACGAAACCAGCCGAATGGCGTGGGCTCAAGGTGCCGGATGTGCTGCTTTCCGGCGATCATGGCAAGGTGGATCGGTTCCGTCGTGATGAGGCGTTGTCCAAGACCGACGAACTGCGCCCGGACCTGATCGAGGCTCTCGATTGCACCCAGCTCGACAAGGCTGACCGCAAAACACTGATGTCCTTGGGGTGGGAGGTTTCCGGTCCTCACCCACGCAAGCGCGAATCCCTCAATCTGCCGACGCTGACACACCCCTCACCGTCGGTGGATTGA
- the rimM gene encoding ribosome maturation factor RimM (Essential for efficient processing of 16S rRNA), producing the protein MHVDDPQQPELLRVCRIGRAQGLKGEVTVQIFTDEPEYRFAPGAVLYTKDGEEEYVVEHSRTFKNRWIIKFEGIDNRDSSEAANGTVLYGEADDPEEMLQADEWYPKDLIGLEARLADDNTLGLEPGMAIGKVVDVIEVAQWLLKIRLANPVKDADGVVVENSALVPFVDELVPDIDLEEGYLTLNPPGGLIPGL; encoded by the coding sequence ATGCATGTAGACGACCCTCAACAGCCTGAGCTGCTGAGGGTCTGTCGTATCGGACGTGCGCAGGGACTCAAAGGTGAAGTCACCGTGCAGATCTTTACGGACGAACCGGAATACCGATTCGCTCCCGGTGCTGTGCTGTACACGAAAGACGGCGAAGAAGAGTACGTGGTGGAACACTCCCGTACCTTCAAGAACCGTTGGATCATCAAATTCGAGGGCATCGACAATCGTGACTCGTCAGAAGCCGCCAACGGCACTGTGCTCTATGGCGAGGCCGACGATCCGGAGGAGATGCTTCAGGCCGACGAGTGGTATCCGAAAGACCTGATCGGTCTGGAGGCACGTCTTGCCGACGACAACACACTGGGGCTCGAACCCGGTATGGCGATCGGCAAGGTCGTGGATGTGATTGAGGTGGCCCAATGGCTGCTGAAAATCCGTCTCGCCAACCCGGTCAAGGATGCCGATGGCGTGGTCGTTGAGAACAGTGCGTTGGTGCCGTTCGTCGACGAGCTCGTACCGGACATCGATTTGGAGGAAGGCTATCTCACTTTGAATCCGCCAGGCGGACTCATTCCAGGACTGTAA
- the rpsP gene encoding 30S ribosomal protein S16: MATKIRLKRMGKKFYAFYRVVIMDSRTKRDGRAIEEIGTYNPNTQPSTININSERAQYWLGVGAQPTEQVLNLLKITGDWQKFKGLDGAEGTLKTVEAGPDAAARVEAVEAQAQKLKAAKSEAAAKAAAEAEAAATEEAPAEEPAAEAE; encoded by the coding sequence TTGGCAACCAAGATTCGTCTGAAGCGCATGGGTAAGAAGTTCTACGCGTTCTACCGCGTGGTGATCATGGATTCCCGTACCAAGCGTGATGGCCGCGCCATCGAAGAGATCGGTACCTACAATCCGAACACCCAGCCTTCGACCATCAACATCAATTCCGAGCGCGCTCAGTACTGGCTCGGCGTTGGCGCCCAGCCGACCGAGCAGGTGCTGAACCTGCTGAAGATCACCGGTGACTGGCAGAAGTTCAAGGGTCTCGACGGTGCTGAGGGCACCCTGAAAACCGTTGAGGCTGGTCCGGATGCCGCCGCTCGTGTTGAGGCCGTCGAAGCCCAGGCCCAGAAGCTGAAGGCAGCAAAGTCTGAAGCCGCCGCCAAGGCCGCCGCCGAAGCCGAAGCCGCCGCCACTGAGGAAGCCCCGGCTGAAGAGCCGGCTGCGGAAGCTGAGTGA
- the rsmD gene encoding 16S rRNA (guanine(966)-N(2))-methyltransferase RsmD, with translation MRVISGRFKGVALTTPKAGTRPTTDRTKEAIFSHLDSWGVLDDARVLDLFAGTGALGIEALSRGARELVAVESSAPAATLIAHTLTALKRNRSWESGMSARVIKARAEKYAAGAAVASFDVIFIDPPYIFETEACNQLLSDLAGGDMTSSDTIIVLERPTRSDDPTPPDGWVIADRRDYGETAVYYIEPASVGNL, from the coding sequence ATGCGCGTTATTTCAGGACGATTCAAGGGTGTGGCGCTGACCACGCCGAAAGCCGGTACCAGGCCGACCACCGACAGGACCAAAGAAGCGATATTCTCGCATCTGGATTCGTGGGGAGTGCTGGACGATGCGCGCGTACTCGACCTGTTCGCCGGAACGGGAGCTTTGGGCATCGAGGCGTTGAGTCGTGGCGCGCGAGAACTCGTAGCGGTGGAATCCTCCGCACCGGCGGCAACGTTGATCGCGCATACGCTGACTGCATTGAAGCGCAACCGTTCATGGGAATCGGGCATGAGCGCGCGCGTGATCAAGGCGCGTGCCGAAAAATATGCGGCAGGGGCCGCCGTCGCATCGTTCGACGTGATTTTCATCGATCCGCCGTATATCTTCGAAACCGAGGCCTGCAATCAGTTGCTGTCTGACCTAGCGGGCGGCGACATGACATCCTCCGATACCATCATCGTGCTGGAACGGCCCACACGATCCGATGACCCGACTCCGCCGGACGGTTGGGTGATCGCCGACCGCCGTGACTATGGTGAAACCGCCGTGTACTACATCGAGCCCGCCAGCGTCGGTAATCTCTGA
- a CDS encoding RNA-binding protein: protein MLAQAVEHLIKNIVDFPDDVSVKSHENARGELIRVRVNPEDIGRVIGRSGRTANAIRTVVQALSDHKVRVDIMDVRR from the coding sequence ATGCTCGCCCAGGCTGTGGAACATCTGATCAAGAACATCGTCGATTTTCCCGACGACGTTTCCGTCAAGTCCCATGAGAACGCGCGCGGCGAACTTATTCGCGTGCGCGTGAACCCGGAAGACATCGGTCGCGTCATTGGACGCAGCGGCCGCACGGCCAATGCGATCCGCACCGTGGTACAGGCGCTGTCCGACCATAAGGTGCGCGTCGACATCATGGATGTGCGCAGGTGA